Proteins encoded within one genomic window of Citricoccus muralis:
- a CDS encoding LamB/YcsF family protein has product MATIDLNSDVGEAFGPWPMGDDEGMLRLVSSANIACGFHAGDPRAMRATVRLAAERSVAVGAHVGYRDLAGFGRRAMDVASEDLIPEIIYQIGALQAIARAAGTTVRYVKPHGALYNTIVHDTRQARDVATAMAEVDTNLVLLGLPGSQGLIEANKAGLATAAEAFADRAYTPEGTLVSRRQAGAVLEDPVKVARRMVQLVEDGTVESIDGTDVKISADSICVHGDSPGAVTMADRVYQELRGAGVEIAAFARA; this is encoded by the coding sequence GTGGCAACCATCGATTTGAACAGCGACGTCGGCGAGGCATTCGGCCCTTGGCCCATGGGCGACGACGAGGGCATGTTGCGGCTGGTATCCAGCGCGAACATCGCCTGTGGATTCCATGCCGGTGATCCTCGGGCGATGCGAGCCACCGTCCGGCTCGCCGCCGAGCGAAGCGTAGCCGTGGGCGCGCATGTGGGATATCGCGACCTCGCGGGTTTCGGCCGCCGCGCCATGGATGTGGCCAGCGAAGACCTCATTCCCGAGATCATCTACCAAATCGGCGCTCTGCAGGCGATCGCGCGGGCGGCCGGCACCACGGTGCGCTACGTGAAACCGCACGGCGCCCTCTACAACACCATCGTCCACGACACCCGCCAGGCTCGCGATGTCGCCACCGCGATGGCCGAGGTCGACACGAATCTCGTCCTGCTGGGCCTGCCCGGCAGCCAGGGACTGATTGAGGCCAACAAGGCCGGTCTTGCCACGGCCGCTGAAGCGTTCGCCGACCGCGCGTACACTCCCGAGGGCACCCTGGTCTCGCGGCGCCAGGCTGGCGCGGTCCTCGAGGATCCGGTCAAGGTAGCTCGGCGCATGGTTCAACTGGTCGAGGACGGCACAGTTGAGAGCATCGACGGCACCGACGTGAAAATCAGCGCGGATTCGATCTGCGTCCACGGAGACAGCCCCGGCGCGGTGACCATGGCGGATCGCGTGTACCAAGAGCTGCGCGGTGCCGGCGTCGAGATCGCTGCTTTCGCCCGAGCCTGA
- a CDS encoding acetyl/propionyl/methylcrotonyl-CoA carboxylase subunit alpha, with product MKRVLIANRGEIAVRIIRACRDSGRTAIAVYADDDADALHVRLADEAYALQGARPRESYLDVTKILAAAKESNADAVHPGYGFLSESADFARAVTDAGLTWIGPAPEVIEKLGDKVAARKIAQSVDAPLVQGTPDPVSDANEAVDFAREHGLPIAIKAAHGGGGRGIRIAWDLDEVAELYDSAVREATEAFGRGECFVEQYLQNPRHVEVQILGDAHGNVVAVGTRDCSLQRRNQKLVEEAPAPFLTDKQRAELHSSAERICAEAGYQGAATVEFLLSTDGTLSFLEVNTRLQVEHPVTEETTGLDLVLEQFRIAEGEPLTHEVRTAGERAHGHAFEFRINAEDPGRGYLPTPGEISVFDAPSGGGIRVDSGYTAGQVLPGHFDSMLAKLIVWGPDRQRALARARRALDEFQIDGVSTVLPFHREVLQQPDFTGEDAFAVHTRWIENDLDVDFEPAQAPEPAAATSLTRTWLEIDGRRVQVGVPGMLLSGLASAGGSSSSVEKDSGGTVDEGSVTAPITGTLVSWKVDDGATVSRGEVVAVMEAMKMETNVVAESDGALSLTASAGDHYAAGTALGQIS from the coding sequence ATGAAACGCGTTCTGATCGCCAACCGAGGCGAGATCGCCGTCCGCATCATCCGCGCCTGCCGAGATTCCGGCCGCACAGCGATCGCTGTCTACGCCGACGATGACGCCGACGCGCTGCACGTGCGCCTGGCCGACGAGGCCTACGCGCTACAGGGAGCCCGCCCCCGTGAGAGCTACCTCGACGTCACCAAGATCCTGGCCGCGGCCAAAGAGAGCAACGCCGACGCCGTGCATCCCGGCTACGGGTTCCTCTCCGAAAGCGCCGACTTCGCCCGCGCCGTCACCGACGCGGGGCTGACCTGGATCGGCCCCGCACCCGAGGTGATCGAGAAGCTCGGCGACAAGGTCGCGGCCCGCAAGATCGCCCAGTCCGTCGATGCCCCGCTGGTGCAGGGCACCCCGGACCCGGTCTCCGATGCCAACGAGGCCGTGGACTTCGCCCGTGAGCACGGGTTGCCCATCGCGATTAAGGCCGCCCATGGCGGCGGCGGTCGCGGCATCCGCATCGCGTGGGACCTCGACGAGGTCGCTGAGCTCTACGACTCTGCGGTGCGCGAAGCCACCGAAGCTTTCGGACGAGGCGAGTGCTTCGTCGAGCAGTACCTGCAGAATCCGCGCCACGTGGAGGTGCAGATCCTCGGCGACGCTCACGGCAATGTCGTCGCCGTCGGCACCCGCGACTGCTCGCTGCAGCGCCGCAACCAAAAGCTCGTCGAGGAGGCGCCCGCCCCCTTCCTCACCGACAAGCAGCGCGCGGAGCTACACAGCTCGGCCGAGCGTATCTGCGCCGAAGCCGGCTATCAGGGCGCGGCCACCGTCGAGTTCCTGCTGAGCACCGACGGCACGCTATCGTTCCTCGAGGTCAACACCCGTCTCCAGGTCGAGCACCCGGTCACAGAGGAAACTACCGGACTGGACCTGGTGCTGGAGCAGTTCCGCATCGCCGAAGGCGAGCCGCTCACCCATGAGGTGCGAACCGCCGGCGAGCGTGCGCACGGCCACGCCTTTGAATTCCGCATCAACGCCGAAGACCCGGGGCGGGGCTACTTGCCCACACCCGGCGAGATCAGCGTCTTCGATGCCCCGTCCGGAGGCGGCATCCGTGTGGATTCCGGCTATACCGCCGGCCAGGTGCTACCCGGACATTTCGATTCGATGCTGGCCAAGCTCATTGTGTGGGGCCCGGATCGGCAACGAGCATTAGCCCGCGCCCGTCGCGCCCTGGACGAGTTCCAGATCGACGGGGTCTCCACCGTGCTGCCGTTCCACCGCGAGGTGCTCCAGCAGCCTGATTTCACTGGCGAAGACGCCTTCGCGGTGCACACCCGGTGGATTGAGAACGACCTCGACGTCGACTTCGAACCGGCCCAGGCGCCGGAGCCCGCAGCAGCAACCTCGCTGACCCGTACCTGGTTGGAGATCGACGGTCGCCGCGTCCAGGTGGGCGTCCCCGGCATGCTGCTATCCGGACTCGCTTCAGCAGGAGGCTCATCGTCTTCAGTCGAGAAGGACTCGGGCGGCACGGTGGACGAGGGGTCAGTCACCGCACCCATCACCGGCACCCTGGTGAGCTGGAAGGTTGACGACGGCGCCACCGTGTCCCGCGGCGAGGTCGTGGCCGTGATGGAGGCGATGAAGATGGAGACCAACGTCGTCGCCGAGTCCGACGGCGCACTGAGCCTCACTGCCTCCGCAGGCGATCACTATGCAGCAGGTACCGCACTCGGCCAGATCTCGTAG
- a CDS encoding CHY zinc finger protein, with protein sequence MEQRAMTVRGAVVDDQTRCVHYRTELDVVALRFGCCGELWPCHLCHHEAAGHPARPWPRSRFNEPCVLCGVCKEEMTVGEYHAVTRCPHCDAEFNPSCAAHAHLYFENGGADLG encoded by the coding sequence ATGGAACAGCGGGCAATGACGGTGCGCGGCGCCGTCGTCGATGATCAGACGCGATGCGTTCACTACCGGACCGAGCTGGACGTCGTGGCCCTTCGCTTCGGCTGCTGCGGAGAGTTGTGGCCCTGCCATCTCTGTCACCATGAGGCCGCTGGACACCCTGCACGACCCTGGCCGCGCTCGCGGTTCAACGAGCCCTGTGTGCTGTGCGGCGTCTGCAAAGAGGAGATGACGGTGGGCGAATACCATGCGGTGACGCGTTGCCCGCACTGCGACGCGGAATTCAACCCGAGCTGTGCCGCCCACGCGCATCTTTACTTCGAGAACGGCGGGGCTGACCTGGGCTGA
- the pxpB gene encoding 5-oxoprolinase subunit PxpB has translation MTASTKRYLTAGAQAVLVEVDDLSAVLALTDALRRAQISGVTELVPAARTVLVTFDRTTDRDTVVTAIDAVNSGEVTVSEPRVIEIPVRYDGEDLAEVAAHLGITEDDVIRRHTESEYTMAFAGFAPGFCYLTGGDPLLDVPRRSSPRTRIPAGSVGLAGTFSGVYPRSSPGGWQLIGTTDVVMWDEQRDPPALVNPGDRVRFVRANDDDAAVTATGAEPTATEDAPVPATGLRIIRPAAQTLLQDLGRGGHAPLGVPAAGAADTSALRCANRLVGNPADATGLELLLGGLEVECLGSVDVAVAGARTDVTVTRASGAIWSITDQRPIALSAGDRLRLGAPIDGLRSYLAVRGEIEVDPVLGSRSTDTLSEVGPAPLQAGDVLTVRPPASPAPAVGEPRPWPEDRFTTGEVTVPILLGPRQDWFDEDSLDRLTSQPWTVTDRSNRVGLRLHGDQPLERARSGELPSEGAVTGSLQIPPEGQPVLFLNDHPVTGGYPIIAVVAPSALPLVAQAPPGTRLNFVLDSTNTPQETS, from the coding sequence ATGACCGCCTCAACGAAGCGCTATCTCACGGCCGGTGCCCAAGCTGTTCTGGTGGAAGTCGATGATCTGTCCGCCGTGCTGGCTTTGACCGATGCCTTGCGCCGGGCCCAGATCTCCGGTGTCACCGAGTTAGTACCAGCCGCCCGAACCGTGCTGGTAACCTTCGACCGCACCACCGACCGGGATACGGTCGTTACCGCCATCGATGCCGTGAACTCCGGCGAAGTCACCGTCAGTGAACCGCGCGTCATCGAGATCCCCGTGCGTTACGACGGCGAGGACCTCGCCGAAGTCGCCGCACATCTTGGGATCACCGAAGACGACGTCATTCGCCGGCACACCGAGAGCGAATACACCATGGCCTTCGCCGGTTTCGCACCCGGATTCTGCTACCTCACCGGCGGCGATCCCCTGCTAGATGTGCCACGTCGCAGTAGCCCCCGTACGCGGATTCCCGCCGGATCGGTGGGACTGGCTGGCACCTTCAGCGGCGTCTATCCCCGATCCAGCCCGGGTGGCTGGCAGCTGATCGGTACCACCGATGTCGTGATGTGGGACGAACAACGCGATCCTCCTGCCCTGGTGAATCCCGGTGACCGAGTGCGCTTCGTCCGTGCCAATGACGACGACGCTGCTGTCACCGCAACCGGTGCGGAGCCCACAGCCACCGAGGACGCTCCCGTTCCGGCCACTGGGCTGCGCATCATCCGCCCTGCGGCGCAGACTTTGCTCCAGGATCTCGGCCGCGGGGGTCACGCCCCGCTCGGGGTACCCGCGGCCGGTGCAGCGGACACATCAGCCCTGCGCTGCGCAAACCGACTCGTCGGCAACCCGGCCGACGCCACGGGACTGGAGCTGCTGCTTGGTGGACTGGAAGTGGAATGTCTCGGCTCCGTCGACGTAGCCGTGGCCGGAGCACGCACCGACGTCACCGTCACCCGCGCCAGCGGAGCCATCTGGTCTATCACCGACCAGCGGCCCATCGCGCTCTCGGCAGGCGACCGGCTCCGCCTCGGCGCCCCCATCGATGGGTTGCGCAGCTACCTCGCCGTGCGCGGTGAGATCGAGGTGGACCCGGTACTGGGCAGCCGCTCCACCGACACGCTCTCGGAGGTCGGGCCCGCGCCCCTGCAGGCCGGCGATGTGCTCACCGTCCGACCACCAGCCAGCCCGGCCCCTGCCGTCGGTGAACCCCGGCCGTGGCCCGAGGACCGCTTCACCACCGGTGAGGTCACGGTACCCATCCTGCTCGGACCGCGCCAAGACTGGTTCGATGAGGATTCCTTGGACCGGCTCACCTCCCAGCCTTGGACCGTTACGGATCGGTCGAACCGCGTCGGGCTGCGACTCCACGGCGACCAACCGCTGGAACGTGCCCGCAGCGGCGAACTACCCAGCGAGGGGGCCGTCACCGGCTCGCTCCAGATCCCGCCCGAGGGCCAGCCTGTCCTGTTCCTGAACGACCACCCGGTGACCGGAGGCTACCCGATCATCGCCGTCGTCGCCCCGTCCGCGCTGCCACTTGTGGCCCAAGCGCCACCCGGCACCCGCCTGAACTTCGTCCTCGACTCCACCAACACACCCCAGGAGACGTCATGA
- a CDS encoding NRAMP family divalent metal transporter gives MSDHSPGNDETRTADHSPASSGKVAVEAQRFARSRKASLIGAIFMMATSAIGPGFITQTATFTATLGAALAFGILASILIDFAIQLNVWRMITVSGKRASDLANAAIPYSGYLLAVLVIIGGFVFNIGNIAGAGLGINAMLGLDPRIGGLISALIAIGIFISKKAGIAIDRAMIVLGLVMIALTIYVAIVSQPPVGDALRQTVLPDFIDFAAITTIVGGTVGGYITYAGAHRLLDSGTAGPENIKEVSRAAVNGILVTGIMRYILFLAVLGVVASGVVIDTSSAQANPAAQAFQFTAGEWGLRAFGLVFWAAGISSVIGAAYTSVSFFTVFFKNMTDRARSYTTVGFVAVSLVIYLIVGTTPAALLVFAGGFNGLVLPVGLTIFMYIGWFRRDLLGGHKHPVWLLVVGTIVTALTWYMGARSVVPIFQFLGY, from the coding sequence ATGAGCGATCATTCACCTGGCAACGACGAGACCCGTACCGCTGACCACAGCCCGGCTTCTTCCGGGAAGGTCGCGGTGGAAGCCCAGCGCTTCGCCCGCAGCCGCAAAGCATCGTTGATTGGCGCTATCTTCATGATGGCCACCAGCGCCATCGGCCCCGGCTTTATCACTCAAACGGCGACCTTTACCGCCACCCTGGGCGCGGCCTTAGCGTTCGGCATCTTGGCTTCGATCCTGATCGACTTCGCCATTCAGCTCAACGTCTGGCGGATGATCACGGTCTCCGGAAAGCGCGCCAGCGACCTGGCCAACGCCGCCATCCCCTACTCCGGCTATCTCCTCGCCGTGCTGGTGATCATCGGCGGTTTCGTATTCAATATCGGCAATATCGCTGGTGCCGGGCTGGGCATCAACGCGATGCTCGGCCTGGATCCGCGCATCGGCGGGCTCATCTCAGCGCTGATCGCCATCGGCATCTTCATCTCGAAGAAGGCGGGGATCGCTATCGACCGAGCGATGATCGTGCTCGGACTGGTCATGATCGCTTTGACCATCTACGTCGCCATCGTTTCGCAGCCGCCGGTCGGCGATGCCCTGCGCCAGACCGTGCTGCCCGACTTCATTGACTTCGCCGCCATCACCACCATCGTCGGTGGCACCGTGGGCGGCTACATCACCTATGCCGGAGCGCACCGTTTGCTGGACTCGGGCACCGCCGGTCCGGAGAACATCAAGGAAGTGTCCCGTGCCGCGGTCAATGGCATCCTGGTCACGGGCATCATGCGCTACATTCTCTTCCTTGCCGTGCTAGGCGTGGTGGCCAGCGGCGTCGTCATCGATACCTCCAGCGCCCAGGCCAACCCCGCGGCACAAGCCTTCCAGTTCACAGCCGGCGAGTGGGGCCTGCGCGCCTTTGGTTTAGTCTTCTGGGCGGCCGGCATCTCCAGCGTGATCGGCGCTGCTTATACGTCCGTCTCGTTCTTTACCGTGTTCTTCAAGAACATGACGGACCGCGCCCGCAGCTACACCACGGTCGGCTTTGTTGCCGTGTCCCTGGTGATCTACCTGATCGTGGGCACCACACCAGCCGCTCTGTTGGTCTTCGCCGGTGGTTTCAACGGATTGGTCTTGCCCGTCGGATTGACGATCTTCATGTACATCGGCTGGTTCCGCCGGGATCTGCTGGGCGGACACAAGCACCCGGTCTGGCTGCTGGTGGTGGGCACCATCGTGACGGCGCTGACCTGGTACATGGGTGCGCGGTCCGTGGTCCCGATCTTCCAGTTCCTCGGTTACTGA
- a CDS encoding peptide MFS transporter, whose translation MKTQESDPSTTPVEVKELPTSRTFFGQPGPLSTLFSVELWERFSFYGMQGILLLYMYFETERGGLGIDPAIATGIVGAYGGMVYVFCIIGGWVADRLIGSERAMLWSAVMIMGGHIGLALIPGVPGLIVGLLLVGVGSGGLKANVSNLVGHLYSREDPRRDAGFSLFYMGVNIGALFGPFITGFARQEWGFHLAFGLAALGMALGLSQYIWRRRELPADVHTVPNPLPRASYPRWIAGTVVALLLVGVLLVTGVVNAGNLSTVAVLISALAAVGIFAFLLTTSKVGADERSRVLAFIPLFIGSSAFFALFQQQFTVITIYSDTRLDRDFSWGSFSWEMPIEWVQSINPVFIIVFAPLFALLWTKMGTKNPTTPNKFGVGIILMGSAFLLFLPMVTTVSVPVLWIAVILLVATMGELMVSPVGLSLSTKLAPAQYPVLMVALYNLSVALGTSLAGSLARFYSADNEGTYFGVLGAVTIGIGVLMLLVARPVHREMRGVN comes from the coding sequence GTGAAAACTCAGGAATCCGATCCATCGACCACGCCGGTTGAGGTCAAGGAACTGCCGACGTCGCGCACGTTCTTCGGCCAGCCGGGCCCGCTTTCCACCCTGTTCAGCGTTGAGTTGTGGGAGCGCTTCTCCTTCTACGGCATGCAGGGAATCCTGCTGCTGTACATGTACTTCGAGACGGAGCGCGGAGGGCTGGGCATTGACCCGGCCATCGCCACCGGCATCGTCGGCGCCTATGGCGGCATGGTCTATGTGTTCTGCATCATCGGGGGCTGGGTCGCGGACCGGCTGATCGGCTCCGAGCGTGCCATGCTGTGGAGCGCGGTGATGATCATGGGCGGGCATATCGGTCTGGCCCTGATCCCGGGTGTTCCTGGCCTTATCGTGGGCCTGCTCCTGGTCGGTGTCGGCTCCGGCGGGCTGAAAGCCAACGTCTCCAACCTGGTGGGACATCTCTATTCGCGTGAGGATCCGCGCCGTGACGCCGGATTCTCTCTGTTCTACATGGGCGTGAACATCGGAGCCCTCTTCGGTCCCTTCATCACCGGGTTCGCCCGCCAGGAATGGGGCTTCCACCTGGCGTTCGGTCTCGCAGCCCTCGGCATGGCTCTGGGATTGTCGCAGTACATCTGGCGCCGCCGCGAGCTGCCCGCCGATGTGCACACCGTGCCCAACCCGCTGCCTCGTGCCTCCTACCCGCGGTGGATCGCCGGAACCGTGGTAGCTCTCCTCCTGGTGGGCGTCCTGCTGGTGACCGGAGTGGTGAACGCCGGGAATCTCTCCACCGTGGCGGTGCTGATCTCGGCGTTGGCCGCCGTCGGCATCTTCGCGTTCCTGCTCACCACGTCGAAGGTCGGAGCGGATGAGCGCTCGCGTGTGTTGGCGTTCATTCCACTGTTTATCGGGTCCTCGGCATTCTTCGCGCTGTTCCAGCAGCAGTTCACCGTCATCACCATCTACTCCGACACCCGTCTGGACCGCGACTTCTCCTGGGGGAGCTTCTCGTGGGAGATGCCGATCGAATGGGTGCAGTCCATCAATCCGGTCTTCATCATCGTGTTCGCCCCGCTGTTCGCCCTGCTCTGGACCAAGATGGGCACGAAGAATCCGACCACACCGAACAAGTTCGGTGTGGGCATCATCCTGATGGGCTCGGCATTCCTGCTGTTCCTGCCGATGGTCACCACCGTGTCCGTGCCGGTGCTCTGGATCGCCGTGATTCTGCTGGTGGCCACCATGGGGGAGCTCATGGTGTCACCCGTCGGGCTCTCGCTGTCGACCAAGCTGGCCCCGGCCCAGTACCCGGTGCTCATGGTCGCCCTGTACAACCTCTCCGTCGCACTGGGCACTTCGCTGGCCGGGTCGCTGGCCCGGTTCTACTCCGCCGATAATGAGGGCACGTACTTCGGCGTGCTGGGTGCCGTGACCATCGGCATCGGTGTGCTGATGTTGCTGGTGGCCCGCCCGGTGCACCGCGAGATGCGCGGCGTGAACTAG